In Sphingobacteriaceae bacterium, the following proteins share a genomic window:
- a CDS encoding leucine--tRNA ligase, which produces MDYNFTEIEKKWQKFWADNKTFKAEDTSSKPKYYVLDMFPYPSGAGLHVGHPLGYIASDIMARYKRHKQFNVLHPMGYDSFGLPAEQYAIQTGQHPKITTEQNIARYREQMDKIGFSFDWEREVRTSDPEYYKWTQWIFIQIFNSWYNKTSDKAENIETLISEFEKNGNANINAACDEDTKSFTAAEWKAFSEKEKSDAIMHYRLAYLGEAYVNWCPALGTVLANDEVKDGVSERGGHPVERKLMKQWSMRITAYAQRLLDGLDGIDWPESLKESQRYWLGRSEGTSLKFKIHKSPSHPETGLGDIEVFTTRPDTIFGVSFVTLAPEHDLVNKLTTAEQQALVEDYVYKSKNRSERERQADVTKVSGVFTGAYVEHPFTGKLIPIWIGDYVLAGYGTGAVMAVPGHDSRDYAFAKHFDLPILEVVAGGDLSKESYDAKEGKLMNSDFLNGLEVKEALKKAISEIEKKNLGKGKTNFRLRDAVFGRQRYWGEPIPIYYVNDIPHALDEKELPLILPEVDKYLPTEDGEPPLARAASSWKKDGKYNYEASTMPGWAGSSWYFLRYMDPKNKTGFADKKLMDYWQNVDLYIGGSEHATGHLLYVRFWTKFLNDMGLIGVDEPAKKLINQGMIQGRSNFVYRIKGENKYVSYGLKKEYETTQLHVDVNIVVNDELNIDAFKNLKNNAFDNSDKAEFILENGKYICGVEVEKMSKSKFNVVSPDDICQNFGADTLRLYEMFLGPLEQSKPWNTNGITGVAGFLKKLWRLFYTSTTLGVTNDSINISDAEPTKAELKTLHKTIKKITEDIERFSFNTSVSNFMICVNELGEQKCNKRAILEPLLICLSPYAPHITEELWEQLGHKESIAFAPFPAFDEANLVEDSFTYPISFNGKMRFNIELPATLTVPEIEKEVMSHEDVQKYLEGKTPKKVIIVPKKIVNFVV; this is translated from the coding sequence TCAAAACCAAAATATTATGTCCTGGATATGTTTCCTTATCCTTCCGGTGCAGGTCTGCATGTAGGACATCCACTAGGCTACATTGCTTCTGATATCATGGCACGTTACAAACGTCATAAACAATTCAATGTTTTGCACCCTATGGGTTACGATTCTTTTGGATTGCCCGCAGAGCAATACGCCATTCAAACAGGACAACATCCTAAAATTACGACTGAACAAAACATTGCCCGTTATCGCGAACAAATGGATAAGATCGGTTTCAGCTTCGATTGGGAACGCGAAGTAAGAACCTCTGATCCTGAATATTACAAATGGACACAATGGATCTTCATCCAGATTTTTAATAGCTGGTACAATAAAACTTCTGACAAAGCAGAAAACATTGAAACATTAATTTCCGAATTTGAAAAAAACGGAAATGCAAATATAAATGCGGCTTGCGATGAAGACACAAAGTCTTTCACTGCTGCAGAGTGGAAAGCATTTTCTGAAAAAGAAAAATCAGATGCCATAATGCACTACCGTCTTGCCTATCTTGGCGAGGCTTATGTGAACTGGTGTCCGGCCTTAGGAACCGTTTTAGCGAACGACGAAGTAAAAGATGGTGTGAGTGAACGTGGCGGACATCCTGTAGAAAGAAAATTAATGAAACAATGGAGCATGCGCATCACCGCCTATGCGCAGCGTTTGTTAGATGGTTTGGATGGCATCGATTGGCCGGAAAGTTTAAAAGAATCGCAACGGTATTGGCTGGGTCGTTCGGAAGGCACTTCTTTAAAATTTAAAATTCATAAATCTCCAAGCCATCCTGAAACTGGTTTGGGAGACATAGAAGTATTTACAACGCGTCCCGACACCATCTTCGGCGTGTCTTTTGTGACGCTTGCTCCTGAGCATGACTTAGTAAATAAACTGACCACTGCCGAACAACAAGCATTAGTGGAAGACTACGTTTATAAATCTAAAAACAGGAGTGAGCGTGAAAGACAAGCCGATGTTACAAAAGTAAGCGGGGTATTTACCGGCGCTTATGTGGAACATCCTTTCACCGGGAAATTAATTCCAATCTGGATCGGCGATTACGTTTTAGCAGGTTACGGAACCGGTGCTGTGATGGCTGTTCCAGGGCATGACTCGCGTGACTATGCTTTTGCAAAACATTTTGATTTGCCAATTCTGGAAGTTGTTGCAGGCGGCGATCTTTCGAAAGAATCTTACGATGCTAAAGAAGGAAAATTAATGAACTCTGATTTCTTAAATGGATTGGAAGTAAAAGAAGCTTTGAAAAAAGCGATCTCTGAAATTGAAAAGAAAAATTTAGGAAAAGGAAAAACGAATTTCCGTCTGCGTGACGCTGTATTTGGCCGTCAGCGCTATTGGGGCGAACCCATTCCTATTTATTACGTAAACGATATTCCGCATGCTCTTGATGAAAAAGAACTTCCTTTAATCTTACCTGAAGTAGACAAGTATTTACCTACCGAAGACGGTGAACCGCCATTGGCCCGCGCAGCTTCTTCGTGGAAAAAAGACGGAAAATACAATTACGAGGCTTCAACTATGCCAGGTTGGGCAGGAAGCTCGTGGTACTTTTTACGTTACATGGATCCTAAAAACAAAACGGGTTTTGCCGATAAAAAATTAATGGACTACTGGCAAAATGTAGATCTCTATATTGGAGGAAGCGAACACGCTACAGGCCATTTATTGTATGTACGTTTCTGGACTAAGTTCTTAAATGACATGGGACTGATCGGTGTGGATGAACCCGCTAAGAAGTTGATTAATCAAGGGATGATACAGGGTCGGAGTAATTTTGTTTATCGTATTAAAGGAGAAAACAAATATGTTTCCTATGGTTTAAAAAAAGAATATGAAACGACTCAGCTTCACGTTGACGTAAATATTGTTGTTAACGACGAGCTTAATATAGACGCGTTTAAGAATTTAAAAAATAATGCTTTTGACAATTCAGACAAAGCAGAGTTCATTCTAGAAAATGGAAAATATATCTGTGGAGTTGAAGTAGAAAAAATGTCTAAATCTAAATTCAATGTTGTTTCTCCAGATGATATTTGTCAAAATTTCGGTGCCGACACGCTCCGCCTCTACGAAATGTTCCTTGGTCCTTTAGAACAAAGTAAACCCTGGAATACTAATGGAATTACTGGTGTTGCGGGATTTTTGAAAAAGCTTTGGAGATTGTTTTACACCTCGACTACGCTCGGTGTGACAAACGATTCTATTAATATTTCGGATGCAGAGCCAACAAAAGCAGAATTAAAAACACTTCATAAAACCATTAAAAAAATTACGGAGGACATAGAACGTTTTTCTTTTAATACCTCAGTGAGTAATTTTATGATTTGCGTGAATGAGCTAGGCGAACAAAAATGCAATAAGCGGGCTATTTTAGAACCTTTATTGATTTGTTTATCTCCTTACGCTCCGCATATCACAGAAGAATTATGGGAACAATTAGGTCACAAAGAGAGTATTGCTTTTGCCCCATTTCCAGCATTTGATGAAGCCAATTTAGTAGAAGATAGTTTCACCTATCCGATTTCCTTTAATGGGAAAATGCGTTTCAATATCGAATTACCTGCAACACTTACCGTTCCTGAGATAGAGAAAGAAGTGATGAGTCACGAAGACGTTCAAAAATATTTAGAAGGCAAAACGCCTAAGAAGGTGATTATCGTTCCGAAGAAGATTGTGAACTTTGTGGTTTAA
- a CDS encoding TetR family transcriptional regulator, with product MLSKADKTKLFIIEKSAPIFNTKGYAATSMSDILEVTGLAKGGIYGNFKNKDEIALEAFDYSFNKLREALRFKIKQEETSAGKLYAILDFYHNYSIDPLVEGGCVLMNTAIDSHNSIPFLKERAKQGLKEMLASLKHIIEKGIEYKEFSKKLNPQNEAELIFATIEGGIMMSQLSDNHTILNKLLDNLKEQIKHRYLK from the coding sequence ATGTTATCCAAAGCCGATAAAACCAAACTTTTTATTATTGAAAAGTCCGCACCCATCTTTAACACAAAAGGATATGCGGCAACTTCTATGTCCGATATCTTAGAAGTTACCGGTTTGGCAAAGGGCGGAATTTATGGCAATTTTAAAAACAAAGATGAAATTGCACTTGAAGCCTTTGATTATTCTTTTAATAAACTCAGAGAAGCGTTGCGTTTTAAAATCAAACAAGAAGAAACTTCCGCAGGCAAGCTTTATGCGATTCTTGATTTTTATCATAATTATTCCATTGACCCGCTCGTAGAAGGCGGATGTGTGTTAATGAATACGGCCATTGACAGCCATAATTCTATTCCCTTTTTAAAAGAAAGAGCAAAACAGGGGTTGAAGGAAATGCTTGCTTCCTTAAAACACATCATCGAAAAAGGCATAGAATACAAAGAATTCTCAAAAAAACTAAATCCCCAAAACGAAGCTGAATTGATCTTCGCTACCATAGAAGGTGGAATCATGATGAGTCAATTGAGTGACAATCACACGATTCTTAATAAACTTCTTGATAATTTAAAAGAACAGATAAAACACCGTTATTTAAAATAA
- a CDS encoding thioesterase, translating into MKTLEKHPESEARIRFPDCDPFNHLNNSKYIDYIINAREDHLLNYYDFDLHKIARESGISWVVAQNQIAYLSPAVLMETVIIQTRLIHFDDKSLLMEAIMWDKSKTRLKAVLWSKFAHFNLRTMRSEIHSPEFTALFESLVNPLSESVSFEERTRILRQARHA; encoded by the coding sequence ATGAAAACTTTAGAAAAACATCCCGAAAGCGAAGCCAGGATAAGATTTCCCGACTGCGATCCTTTTAATCACCTCAATAATTCAAAATACATTGACTACATCATAAATGCACGTGAAGACCATTTATTGAATTATTACGATTTTGATCTTCATAAAATTGCCAGGGAAAGTGGTATCAGCTGGGTGGTAGCGCAAAACCAGATTGCTTATCTTTCTCCCGCTGTGCTCATGGAAACAGTAATTATTCAAACCCGACTCATCCATTTTGACGACAAATCTTTGCTCATGGAAGCCATTATGTGGGATAAATCAAAAACAAGGTTAAAGGCGGTTTTGTGGTCTAAATTCGCGCATTTTAATTTGAGAACTATGAGAAGTGAAATTCACTCTCCTGAGTTTACTGCTTTATTCGAAAGCCTTGTAAATCCGCTAAGTGAGAGTGTTTCGTTTGAGGAAAGAACCAGGATATTGCGCCAGGCCAGACATGCCTAG
- a CDS encoding cell division protein FtsZ produces MQFELPQEEKSIIKVIGVGGGGSNAVNHMFRLGIKGVDFIICNTDKQALEKSPVKNKIQLGIKSTKGLGAGSIPDVGRDAALESIDEIKSFLDDDTQMVFITAGLGGGTGTGAAPVIASIAREMGILTVGIITIPFTFEGKKRRAQAEAGLEEMKKYVDTLLVIGNDKLREIYGNLKMSEAFEHADDVLTGAAKSIAEIISLHMHINVDFNDVKTVMKDSGVAIMGSAVASGEKRAIKAVEQALNSPLLNDNDISGARHVLLNIMSGSDDIDMDEFGDITDFIQEAAGGTAELITGYGTDASLGDNVSVTIIATGFKSKNSGFEAPTFKERKIVKLDEKEVPVQEPKQTNIIDEIQKSEPFVFTKIEKEPEAVISPMHQVDQPATIKPATTTTPSQETNVTESNETTLPIVEFTFNTIKDEEVKPTFNEVKHDISPANLEGTNREEQIKLAQERIRKLKDITLKMKSPEGLAALEKQTAFERKNIVLENKTPSTESSVSRYTLSEGDDKKIEIRPNNSFLHDNVD; encoded by the coding sequence ATGCAATTTGAATTACCACAGGAAGAAAAATCAATCATTAAGGTGATTGGTGTAGGCGGCGGCGGGAGCAATGCCGTTAACCACATGTTTCGCTTAGGAATTAAAGGTGTGGATTTCATCATCTGTAATACGGATAAACAGGCTTTGGAAAAAAGTCCGGTAAAAAATAAAATTCAATTAGGCATCAAATCTACCAAAGGTTTGGGTGCAGGTTCAATACCAGATGTAGGTCGCGATGCGGCTTTAGAGTCAATCGACGAAATCAAAAGTTTTCTCGACGACGACACGCAGATGGTATTTATTACTGCCGGTTTGGGTGGTGGTACCGGAACTGGCGCTGCGCCGGTGATTGCCAGTATAGCTCGTGAAATGGGCATACTAACGGTTGGTATTATTACGATTCCATTTACCTTTGAAGGTAAAAAACGCCGCGCACAGGCTGAAGCAGGTCTGGAAGAAATGAAGAAGTACGTAGATACTTTATTGGTTATCGGAAACGATAAATTACGCGAGATCTATGGTAACCTTAAAATGAGCGAAGCATTTGAGCACGCAGATGATGTATTGACAGGCGCAGCAAAAAGTATTGCAGAGATCATCAGTCTTCACATGCATATCAACGTTGACTTTAATGACGTGAAAACTGTTATGAAGGACAGTGGAGTTGCAATAATGGGTTCTGCTGTTGCAAGCGGTGAAAAGCGCGCTATCAAAGCTGTTGAGCAAGCTTTAAATTCTCCTTTATTAAATGATAACGATATCAGCGGCGCCCGTCACGTATTGTTAAATATCATGAGCGGAAGTGATGATATTGATATGGATGAATTTGGTGACATTACCGATTTTATCCAGGAAGCGGCCGGCGGAACTGCAGAGTTAATTACAGGTTACGGAACCGATGCGTCTTTAGGAGATAATGTAAGTGTTACTATCATCGCAACTGGATTCAAATCAAAAAACAGCGGCTTTGAAGCTCCTACGTTTAAAGAACGTAAAATTGTGAAATTGGATGAGAAAGAAGTTCCTGTTCAGGAACCTAAACAAACCAACATCATTGATGAGATTCAAAAAAGCGAGCCTTTTGTTTTTACTAAAATAGAAAAGGAGCCGGAAGCTGTTATTTCTCCGATGCACCAGGTAGACCAACCAGCCACTATAAAGCCAGCCACTACTACTACTCCTTCGCAGGAAACAAATGTGACTGAATCTAACGAAACGACTCTTCCGATAGTTGAATTTACTTTTAACACCATCAAAGACGAAGAGGTTAAACCTACGTTTAATGAAGTAAAACATGATATTTCACCTGCAAATCTGGAAGGTACTAACAGGGAGGAACAAATAAAATTAGCGCAGGAACGTATTCGTAAGCTGAAGGACATTACTTTGAAAATGAAAAGTCCGGAGGGACTTGCTGCTTTGGAAAAACAAACAGCTTTCGAACGTAAAAATATTGTTCTCGAAAATAAAACGCCGAGTACTGAGTCAAGCGTTTCACGCTACACTTTAAGTGAAGGGGACGATAAAAAAATTGAGATCCGACCAAACAATTCTTTTCTACATGATAATGTAGATTAA
- the ftsA gene encoding cell division protein FtsA, giving the protein MEKKTTPNPNLASELVVGLDLGTTKIAAIVGRRNEFGKVEILGIGKAESLGVNRGVVVNIEQTVASIKTAVAIAADKANVDIGEVIVGIAGQHIKSMQHRGMITRQSLDDEVNQRDIDNLIDNMHRLVMSPGEEIIHVIPQEYIIDSESGIKNPIGHAGIRLEGNFHIITGQVSAVKNIFKCVDRAGLQTVDLHLEPLASADAVLSDEEKEAGVVLVDIGGGTTDVAIFYDGIIRHTAVIPFGGNIITDDIKEGCGIIRTQAEQLKIKFGSALSQENQENEIISIPGLRGRPHKEISVKFLAQIIQARMEEILEFVLFEIKSSGYERKLAAGIVVTGGGAMLKHLPQLVMLTTGMDCRIGTPNEHLAGNDDEMKNPLYATGVGLVMKGIEKYERDSKRGVNLMKLEVEVEVENATEKKKESKKVVGHSQKKVGSFFTSLIERTKDWMSDDIE; this is encoded by the coding sequence ATGGAAAAGAAAACGACCCCAAACCCGAACCTCGCCTCTGAGCTGGTTGTTGGACTAGATCTTGGAACCACAAAAATCGCTGCAATTGTTGGTCGCAGAAATGAGTTTGGAAAGGTGGAGATACTTGGTATTGGCAAAGCTGAATCCCTTGGGGTTAACCGTGGTGTGGTTGTAAATATTGAACAAACGGTAGCATCTATTAAAACTGCAGTAGCCATTGCTGCTGATAAAGCGAACGTAGATATTGGGGAAGTGATTGTGGGAATCGCAGGTCAGCATATTAAAAGTATGCAGCACCGTGGTATGATCACGCGTCAGAGTTTAGATGATGAGGTTAATCAGAGAGATATTGATAACCTTATTGATAACATGCATCGCCTGGTAATGAGTCCGGGTGAGGAAATTATTCACGTAATTCCACAAGAGTATATTATCGACAGTGAATCAGGAATTAAAAATCCCATCGGTCATGCTGGCATACGTTTGGAAGGTAATTTTCACATTATCACCGGACAAGTTAGCGCAGTAAAAAATATTTTTAAATGTGTAGATCGTGCAGGATTACAAACTGTTGATTTGCACCTTGAGCCATTGGCCAGTGCAGATGCGGTATTGAGCGATGAAGAAAAAGAGGCAGGTGTTGTTTTGGTGGATATAGGTGGAGGAACAACAGACGTGGCTATTTTTTACGACGGCATTATTCGTCATACTGCAGTAATTCCTTTTGGTGGAAATATTATTACGGATGATATTAAAGAAGGTTGTGGAATTATTAGAACACAAGCTGAACAATTAAAAATAAAATTCGGATCAGCATTATCTCAGGAAAACCAGGAAAATGAAATTATTTCTATTCCGGGTTTACGTGGGCGTCCGCATAAAGAAATTTCTGTAAAATTTTTAGCGCAGATCATCCAGGCACGTATGGAAGAAATTCTGGAGTTTGTTTTGTTTGAAATTAAAAGCAGTGGATATGAGCGTAAACTTGCCGCAGGCATTGTTGTTACAGGTGGGGGCGCTATGTTAAAACATTTACCCCAACTGGTGATGTTAACCACAGGGATGGATTGCCGCATTGGAACACCGAATGAACATCTTGCCGGCAACGATGACGAAATGAAAAACCCTTTGTATGCAACAGGCGTTGGTTTGGTGATGAAAGGAATTGAGAAATACGAACGCGATTCAAAACGCGGTGTAAATCTTATGAAACTGGAGGTAGAAGTGGAAGTTGAAAATGCCACGGAAAAGAAAAAGGAAAGTAAAAAAGTTGTTGGCCATTCACAAAAAAAAGTTGGAAGCTTTTTTACAAGTCTGATAGAGCGTACAAAAGACTGGATGAGCGACGATATTGAATAG
- a CDS encoding UDP-N-acetylmuramate--L-alanine ligase yields the protein MNILNYKLYYFLGVGGIGMSALARFFNHYKKAVAGYDKTASELCKLLEEEGIVCHYNENVDALKELLAKYKKDDVLIVYTPAVPKEHAEYRYLSENNFTILKRSQVLGEITKQFKTIAIAGTHGKTTTTTLVTHLLKTAGINCFSFMGGISKNYNTNLLLGDVNDENAYVVVEADEYDRSFLTLHPQIAVITSADADHLDIYGDANHVREGYTLFSKQVKKDGILIVKKNVDNDLTLTDKRIIYSLNLDTEYCAQSIRIENAQFFYDIKSPVESISNVTLGLPGLHNVENSIAAVAIAQQLGIKGDVIKEGLRSFSGVKRRFDYRVRSENVVYIDDYAHHPEELKATIGSVKKLYPEKKVTGIFQPHLFSRTRDFADGFAESLDMLDECILLEIYPAREKPIEGITSQWLLDKMKLKNKKLLSKAGVLEEITKNQKEVIVTMGAGDIDSLIGPIEEVLKK from the coding sequence ATGAACATACTGAACTATAAACTTTATTATTTTCTTGGGGTCGGCGGCATTGGTATGAGCGCCTTAGCGCGTTTTTTTAATCATTACAAAAAAGCCGTCGCAGGATATGATAAAACAGCTTCAGAGCTTTGTAAACTTTTAGAAGAGGAGGGGATAGTTTGCCATTATAACGAAAATGTAGACGCTCTAAAAGAACTTCTCGCAAAGTATAAGAAAGACGATGTTCTTATCGTTTACACACCGGCCGTTCCAAAAGAGCATGCCGAATATCGCTATCTTTCAGAAAATAATTTTACTATTTTAAAAAGATCACAGGTACTTGGAGAGATTACAAAACAATTTAAAACTATCGCTATTGCCGGAACGCATGGAAAGACAACTACCACCACTTTAGTAACGCATCTCTTAAAAACAGCAGGTATTAATTGTTTTTCTTTTATGGGAGGTATCTCAAAAAACTATAATACAAATTTGCTGCTTGGTGATGTAAATGATGAAAATGCTTATGTCGTTGTAGAAGCAGACGAGTACGACCGTTCATTTTTAACCCTGCATCCCCAGATTGCTGTAATTACAAGTGCAGATGCAGATCACCTGGATATTTACGGAGATGCAAATCATGTAAGAGAAGGCTATACTTTATTTTCAAAACAAGTGAAAAAGGATGGGATCTTAATTGTTAAGAAAAATGTTGATAACGATTTGACCCTCACTGATAAAAGGATAATCTACTCGCTAAATTTAGATACCGAATATTGTGCACAATCAATAAGAATTGAGAATGCACAGTTTTTTTATGACATAAAAAGTCCGGTAGAGTCTATAAGCAACGTTACGCTTGGGCTACCGGGCTTGCACAATGTTGAGAATTCTATAGCTGCTGTTGCCATTGCACAGCAATTAGGAATAAAAGGCGATGTTATAAAAGAGGGGCTACGTTCTTTTAGTGGAGTGAAACGCCGTTTCGATTATAGGGTGCGTAGTGAAAATGTAGTTTACATTGACGATTATGCGCATCATCCTGAAGAATTAAAGGCTACAATAGGATCGGTAAAAAAACTATATCCTGAGAAAAAAGTGACCGGTATTTTTCAGCCACACTTGTTTAGCCGGACGAGGGATTTTGCAGACGGTTTTGCTGAGAGTCTGGACATGCTGGATGAGTGTATTTTACTGGAGATTTATCCTGCCCGCGAAAAACCCATTGAAGGAATTACTTCACAGTGGTTATTGGATAAGATGAAGCTAAAAAATAAAAAGCTCTTATCAAAAGCAGGTGTGCTGGAAGAGATAACGAAAAATCAAAAGGAAGTGATTGTAACGATGGGGGCGGGAGATATTGATTCCTTGATTGGTCCGATTGAAGAAGTATTGAAAAAGTAA
- the murG gene encoding undecaprenyldiphospho-muramoylpentapeptide beta-N-acetylglucosaminyltransferase, whose translation MKKLKVILSGGGTGGHIFPAVAIANELKRLVPDIEILFVGALGKMEMEKVPNAGYTIIGVKIAGLQRKLTLSNLKLPFLVIQSLIKTRKIIKDFQPDVVIGTGGYASGPLLRAATSKGIPALLQEQNSYAGITNKLLSKKASKICVAYEGMEKFFPKEKIILTGNPVRQDLKEVRTKKEEAISFFKLDPSKKTILVIGGSLGAKTINESMGAGLERLAEKTIQLIWQTGKGYYETAKTQTEKFNHKHIYALDFISRMDLAYAAADIVISRAGASSVSELCNIGMPCILVPSPNVAEDHQTKNAMALVNKDAAVLVKDSEARQTLITAAINLIGDETKQVTLTNNISKMAYHDSANVIANEVLKLADYRLT comes from the coding sequence TTGAAAAAACTAAAAGTTATATTAAGCGGCGGTGGAACAGGTGGACATATCTTTCCGGCAGTGGCAATTGCGAACGAGTTGAAACGACTTGTTCCTGATATAGAAATTTTATTTGTGGGAGCCCTGGGTAAAATGGAAATGGAAAAAGTTCCGAATGCTGGCTACACTATAATTGGAGTTAAGATTGCAGGGCTTCAACGTAAGCTAACTTTATCTAATTTAAAACTTCCCTTTTTAGTTATTCAAAGTTTAATCAAGACCAGGAAGATTATTAAAGATTTTCAACCGGATGTTGTAATAGGCACGGGTGGTTACGCCAGTGGTCCACTCCTTAGAGCAGCAACCTCCAAAGGAATTCCTGCTTTGTTACAAGAACAAAATTCTTATGCGGGAATAACCAACAAATTACTTTCAAAAAAAGCGAGTAAGATTTGTGTGGCTTATGAAGGCATGGAAAAGTTCTTTCCCAAAGAAAAAATTATTCTTACGGGAAATCCCGTTCGCCAGGATTTGAAAGAAGTTCGTACAAAGAAAGAAGAGGCAATCTCATTCTTTAAACTGGATCCTTCTAAAAAAACAATTTTGGTTATTGGTGGAAGTCTCGGAGCGAAAACCATTAATGAATCTATGGGTGCTGGCCTTGAAAGACTTGCTGAGAAAACTATCCAGTTAATCTGGCAAACCGGGAAAGGATATTACGAGACGGCAAAAACTCAGACAGAAAAATTTAATCATAAACACATATATGCGCTCGATTTTATTTCGCGTATGGATCTTGCCTATGCTGCTGCGGATATAGTTATTTCGAGGGCTGGAGCAAGTTCTGTTTCTGAACTTTGTAACATTGGAATGCCCTGCATCTTGGTGCCATCACCAAATGTGGCGGAAGACCATCAAACAAAGAATGCAATGGCTTTAGTTAATAAAGACGCGGCTGTGTTAGTGAAAGATTCTGAAGCGCGCCAGACGTTGATAACTGCTGCCATCAACCTTATTGGCGATGAAACAAAACAAGTGACTTTAACTAACAACATTAGTAAAATGGCCTACCACGATTCGGCAAATGTTATAGCAAACGAGGTTTTAAAATTAGCGGACTACAGATTAACATGA
- a CDS encoding cell division protein FtsW — MKLFNYLKGDKVIWAIMFILSLLSILVVYSAVVTLAHKFKQGNSEYYLVKHFVIIALGFGIAYVFHKIKYTVFSKVAQIGFIFSIPLLIYTLLRGVSEGEASRWIPIPGIGLTFQSSDVAKLMLLIYVARILTVKAKELVDFKSVARHLLLPIGIVCVLILPANFSTAAILFSNCLVLMFVGGINIRIILKIIGICVVAGGLFFAWIWFAPETFPSKRATTWKARIENFSKGDTESNYQSEQAKIAIATGGIIGKGPGNSTQRAFLPQASSDFIYAIIIEEYGLFIGFGLLFLYMILLYRGIKIMRDNDKPFAGLVAIGLSFSLVFQALVNMAVAVNLFPVTGQPLPLISMGGTSIWFTMIALGIILSVSRGSEDKGEEKLEAA; from the coding sequence ATGAAGCTATTTAACTACTTAAAGGGAGACAAGGTCATATGGGCTATCATGTTCATATTGTCGTTGCTTTCTATTTTGGTAGTTTACAGCGCCGTTGTAACCCTTGCCCATAAATTTAAACAAGGGAATTCCGAATATTATTTGGTGAAGCATTTTGTCATAATTGCATTAGGGTTTGGTATTGCTTATGTGTTTCATAAAATAAAATATACGGTATTCAGCAAGGTGGCGCAAATCGGTTTTATTTTTTCTATTCCACTATTAATCTATACTTTATTGAGAGGTGTAAGTGAGGGCGAGGCATCCAGATGGATTCCAATCCCGGGTATTGGGTTAACTTTTCAATCTTCAGATGTTGCTAAATTAATGCTGTTGATTTATGTAGCGAGAATTCTCACTGTAAAAGCAAAAGAACTAGTTGATTTCAAGTCCGTTGCAAGGCATTTGCTTTTGCCAATTGGAATTGTGTGTGTATTGATCTTGCCGGCAAACTTTTCCACAGCGGCAATATTGTTTTCTAATTGTCTGGTGTTGATGTTTGTTGGGGGAATAAATATTCGAATCATTCTAAAAATTATAGGGATTTGTGTTGTAGCCGGAGGCTTATTTTTTGCTTGGATTTGGTTTGCGCCAGAAACATTTCCGAGTAAACGTGCCACGACATGGAAAGCCCGGATAGAAAATTTCTCAAAGGGGGATACAGAAAGTAACTACCAAAGTGAACAAGCAAAAATTGCTATCGCAACTGGTGGCATTATTGGTAAGGGGCCGGGAAACAGCACTCAACGAGCATTTTTGCCACAAGCATCTTCCGATTTTATTTATGCTATAATTATTGAAGAATACGGTTTATTTATTGGTTTTGGTTTATTGTTTTTATACATGATACTCTTATATAGAGGTATAAAGATTATGCGGGACAATGATAAGCCCTTCGCAGGATTAGTTGCTATAGGATTATCTTTTAGCCTTGTTTTTCAAGCCTTAGTAAATATGGCTGTGGCAGTAAATTTATTCCCGGTTACAGGTCAACCCTTGCCTTTAATAAGTATGGGTGGAACGTCTATCTGGTTTACCATGATCGCTCTGGGCATAATTCTTAGCGTTAGCAGAGGATCCGAAGATAAAGGTGAAGAAAAATTGGAAGCCGCATAA